A genomic region of Prionailurus bengalensis isolate Pbe53 chromosome D1, Fcat_Pben_1.1_paternal_pri, whole genome shotgun sequence contains the following coding sequences:
- the CD1H11orf52 gene encoding uncharacterized protein C11orf52 homolog isoform X2 codes for MGNRLCCGGHWSCPSTSQRKKKMESQARRTLKQQQQQQNGTKAHDTTGRMYEQVLEKRASQERSRGLSLKENSLHYADIQVYSCTQPRSALEVKHLQSENATEYATLRFPRATPRYDSKNGTLV; via the exons GAGCTGCCCATCAACttcccagaggaaaaagaaaatgg AAAGCCAAGCAAGACGGACAttgaagcagcagcagcagcagcagaatggCACCAAG GCCCATGACACAACAGGACGTATGTATGAGCAGGTGTTAGAGAAGCGTGCGTCTCAGGAGAGGAGTCGAGGCCTTAGTTTGAAGGAGAACAGCTTACATTATGCAGACATTCAAGTGTACAGCTGTACCCAGCCACGCTCTGCTCTGGAAGTGAAGCATCTTCAGTCAGAAAATGCTACAGAATATGCAACCCTTCGCTTCCCCCGGGCCACGCCCCGCTACGACAGCAAGAACGGCACCCTGGTGTGA